The Zingiber officinale cultivar Zhangliang chromosome 10A, Zo_v1.1, whole genome shotgun sequence genome contains a region encoding:
- the LOC122026144 gene encoding uncharacterized protein LOC122026144 yields the protein MRRKKMVVLLLLFLFFAVFCCVSAASPARLVSVLFFNLFSALLRRLWSATLDSRIAILSSSIVRIESGYSIETVFDGSKHGIEPFSVEVTPGGELLVLDSKNSNIYKVSLPLSKYNRPKLVAGSAKGWSGHVDGKPCEARMNHPTGLTVDSKGNIYVADTKNKAIRKISDTGVTTIAAGQSYRVGRITLQIEDAMFSDDFEVVYVSSSCSLLVVDRGNQAIREIQLNLDDCPDQYGARLSLGIAVLFAAAFFGYMLALLHRPRTVVASPSNDRKTITRSSTSPYQQPIKSSFRPPLIPPGTETGRQEEEEEEEEEEEEGFFTSLKELIASSASSLTQIFSRILSSRRTVSDDGTQQEQYEENVQPLQESFAAYDEPPPLERHTHIPYKTSAFMLNNPEKLQQLRHDTTYFDGWSRVPHSQQHLQKHQQHSSGSETYYEPSSKMTEEIVFGAVQESGSGPNKVEESSRKHGDPPQTYCEPISEMTVEIVFGAVQESSYYKDRNNDQSSLRHRANRNGVSQ from the exons ATGAGGCGGAAGAAGATGGTGGTGTTGCTCCTTTTGTTCCTATTTTTCGCGGTGTTTTGCTGCGTATCTGCTGCATCCCCAGCTA GGCTGGTAAGCGTGTTGTTCTTCAATCTCTTTTCTGCCCTTCTGCGGCGGCTTTGGTCGGCGACGTTGGATTCGAGGATTG CGATCTTGAGCTCCTCGATTGTGAGGATTGAGAGTGGATACAGCATCGAGACTGTTTTCGATGGGAGTAAGCATGGAATCGAGCCGTTCTCGGTCGAAGTCACGCCGGGAGGGGAGCTTCTGGTACTGGATTCCAAGAACAGTAACATCTACAAGGTTTCTTTGCCCTTGTCTAAAT ACAACAGGCCTAAGCTTGTTGCTGGTTCAGCTAAAGGTTGGAGTGGTCATGTTGATGGCAAACCATGTGAAGCAAGGATGAACCATCCAACAGGGCTCACAGTCGATAGCAAGGGTAACATTTATGTTGCTGACACAAAGAACAAAGCAATTAGGAAAATCAGTGATACTG GTGTCACGACAATAGCAGCAGGGCAGTCATACAGAGTGGGCCGTATAACTCTGCAAATTGAAGATGCAATGTTCTCTGACGATTTTGAGGTAGTGTATGTCAGTAGTAGCTGCTCTCTTCTGGTGGTTGACAGAGGAAATCAGGCAATCAGAGAGATCCAATTGAATTTAGACGATTGTCCTGACCAGTATGGAGCTCGGCTTTCTCTAG GAATCGCAGTGCTGTTTGCCGCTGCTTTCTTTGGTTACATGCTTGCATTGTTGCATCGGCCACGGACTGTTGTGGCATCTCCATCTAAT GATCGAAAAACTATCACAAGATCTTCAACAAGTCCTTATCAGCAGCCAATCAAATCATCATTCAGACCACCATTAATCCCACCTGGAACTGAAACAGGCaggcaggaagaagaagaagaagaagaagaagaagaagaagaagggttcTTCACCTCGCTCAAGGAGCTCATTGCATCTTCTGCATCCTCTCTCACTCAAATCTTTAGTCGAATCTTATCAAGTAGACGGACAGTGAGTGACGACGGAACTCAACAGGAGCAATACGAGGAGAATGTGCAGCCTTTGCAGGAAAGTTTTGCAGCTTATGATGAACCACCTCCACTGGAAAGGCATACACACATCCCGTACAAGACGTCTGCGTTCATGTTGAATAATCCAGAGAAGCTCCAGCAACTGCGGCATGATACAACATATTTCGATGGATGGAGCAGAGTGCCACACTCACAGCAACATCTGCAGAAGCATCAACAGCATTCTTCGGGTTCAGAAACCTACTATGAGCCAAGCTCTAAGATGACAGAAGAGATTGTGTTTGGTGCAGTACAGGAATCTGGTAGTGGACCCAACAAGGTGGAGGAGTCGTCTAGGAAACATGGTGACCCTCCACAAACTTACTGTGAACCAATCTCTGAGATGACAGTAGAGATTGTGTTTGGTGCAGTACAGGAATCGAGTTACTATAAAGATCGAAACAATGATCAATCCAGTCTTCGACACCGTGCCAATCGCAATGGGGTGTCGCAATGA